One Burkholderia sp. 9120 DNA window includes the following coding sequences:
- the gltK gene encoding glutamate/aspartate ABC transporter permease GltK, which produces MHHFDWSGIPGALPTLWTGAIVTFQITLIAIVFGIIWGTILAMLRLSSFKPFVWFAKAYVTIFRSIPLVMVLLWFFLIVPQVLQNVLGLSPDIDIRLASAMVAFSLFEAAYYSEIIRAGIQAVPRGQVNASFALGMNYWQAMRLVVLPQAFRAMVPLLLTQGIVLFQDTSLVYVISLADFFRTATNIGDRDGTNIEMVLFAGACYFVVCVIASSLVKGLQKKVAR; this is translated from the coding sequence ATGCACCATTTCGACTGGAGCGGTATTCCGGGCGCACTGCCTACGCTGTGGACCGGCGCGATTGTCACTTTCCAGATCACGCTGATCGCGATCGTGTTCGGTATCATCTGGGGCACTATTCTCGCAATGTTGCGGTTGTCGTCGTTCAAGCCTTTCGTGTGGTTCGCGAAGGCTTATGTGACGATCTTCCGTTCCATTCCGCTGGTGATGGTGCTGCTGTGGTTCTTCCTGATCGTGCCGCAAGTGCTGCAGAACGTGCTCGGTTTGTCGCCGGACATCGACATTCGCCTTGCGTCGGCCATGGTCGCGTTCTCGCTGTTCGAGGCGGCCTATTACTCGGAGATCATCCGCGCCGGCATTCAGGCGGTGCCGCGCGGGCAGGTCAACGCGTCGTTCGCGCTCGGCATGAACTATTGGCAGGCCATGCGTCTCGTGGTGCTGCCGCAGGCTTTCCGCGCCATGGTGCCGCTGCTGCTCACGCAAGGTATCGTGCTGTTTCAGGATACGTCGCTCGTCTACGTGATCAGCCTCGCCGACTTCTTCCGCACCGCCACCAATATTGGCGACCGTGACGGTACGAATATCGAAATGGTACTGTTCGCGGGCGCATGTTACTTCGTGGTCTGTGTGATCGCGTCGAGCCTCGTCAAAGGTCTTCAGAAAAAGGTCGCAAGATGA
- the rpsI gene encoding 30S ribosomal protein S9: protein MIGNWNYGTGRRKSAVARVFIKAGKGDIIVNGKPIADYFSRETSLMIVRQPLELTNHGVTFDIKVNVNGGGETGQAGAVRHGITRALMDYDATLKPELSKAGFVTRDAREVERKKVGFHKARRRKQFSKR from the coding sequence ATGATCGGTAACTGGAATTACGGCACGGGCCGCCGCAAGAGCGCCGTCGCACGCGTCTTCATCAAGGCAGGCAAGGGCGACATCATTGTGAACGGCAAGCCTATCGCCGATTACTTCTCGCGCGAAACGTCGCTGATGATCGTGCGTCAGCCGCTGGAACTCACGAACCACGGCGTCACGTTCGACATCAAAGTCAACGTGAACGGTGGCGGTGAAACGGGTCAAGCCGGTGCGGTTCGCCACGGCATCACCCGCGCGCTGATGGACTACGACGCAACGCTGAAGCCGGAACTGTCGAAGGCTGGCTTCGTGACGCGTGACGCTCGTGAAGTCGAACGTAAGAAGGTCGGCTTCCACAAGGCACGTCGCCGGAAGCAATTCTCGAAGCGTTAA
- a CDS encoding amino acid ABC transporter permease produces MSYHWNWGILLSPVSTGEPTTYLGWLLSGFWVTITVSLSAWVIALIVGSFFGVLRTVPNKWASGAGTVYVAVFRNIPLIVQFFIWYLVIPELLPVSIGNWFKQLPPGAQFFSSSILCLGLFTAARVCEQVRSGINALPKGQRAAGLAMGFTQWQTYRYVLLPVAYRIIVPPLTSEFLNIFKNSAVASTIGLLDLSAQARQLVDYTSQTYESFIAVTLAYVLINLVVMQLMRWVEARTRLPGYIGGK; encoded by the coding sequence ATGTCATATCACTGGAACTGGGGCATTCTGCTGAGTCCGGTCTCCACCGGCGAGCCGACCACCTACCTGGGCTGGCTGCTGTCCGGCTTCTGGGTGACGATTACCGTGTCGCTGTCGGCATGGGTGATCGCGCTGATCGTCGGATCGTTTTTTGGCGTGCTGCGTACGGTGCCGAACAAATGGGCGTCGGGCGCCGGCACGGTTTACGTCGCGGTTTTCCGCAATATCCCACTGATCGTGCAGTTCTTCATCTGGTATCTGGTGATACCGGAGTTGCTGCCCGTATCCATCGGCAACTGGTTCAAGCAACTGCCGCCGGGCGCGCAGTTCTTCTCGTCGTCGATTCTGTGTCTCGGGCTGTTCACCGCCGCGCGTGTTTGCGAGCAGGTGCGCTCGGGCATCAACGCGTTGCCGAAGGGTCAGCGCGCCGCGGGTCTGGCCATGGGCTTCACGCAATGGCAGACCTATCGCTACGTGCTGCTGCCGGTCGCGTACCGCATCATCGTGCCGCCGCTCACGTCGGAGTTTCTGAACATCTTCAAGAACTCGGCGGTTGCTTCGACGATCGGTCTGCTGGATCTGTCCGCGCAGGCGCGTCAGCTGGTCGATTACACGTCGCAAACGTATGAGTCGTTTATCGCGGTCACGCTGGCCTATGTGCTGATCAATCTGGTCGTGATGCAACTGATGCGCTGGGTCGAAGCCAGAACCCGGTTGCCTGGCTATATCGGAGGCAAGTAA
- a CDS encoding OsmC family protein gives MECKVSWMGQDGMAFAAETGSGHLVAMDGAPEGGGRNLAPRPMEMVLLGTGGCTAYDVVMILKKSRQEIAGCSVTLKAERASEDPKVFTRIHFHFTVTGKNLNPATVERAINLSHDKYCSASIMIAKTAELTHSFDIVAG, from the coding sequence ATGGAATGCAAAGTAAGCTGGATGGGGCAAGACGGCATGGCGTTCGCGGCCGAAACGGGTAGCGGCCATCTGGTGGCCATGGACGGCGCGCCCGAGGGCGGCGGCCGCAATCTGGCGCCGCGTCCGATGGAAATGGTGCTGCTCGGCACGGGCGGCTGCACGGCGTACGACGTCGTGATGATCCTGAAGAAAAGCCGCCAGGAAATCGCCGGCTGCTCAGTGACGCTGAAGGCCGAGCGCGCCAGCGAAGATCCGAAGGTTTTCACCAGGATTCATTTTCACTTCACGGTGACCGGCAAGAACCTGAACCCGGCCACTGTGGAACGCGCAATCAATCTGTCGCACGATAAATACTGCTCGGCGTCGATCATGATCGCGAAGACCGCTGAACTGACGCACTCGTTCGACATCGTCGCGGGCTGA
- the pyrC gene encoding dihydroorotase, with product MTASNASIDSITLARPDDWHLHVRDGAMMAAVLPDTARQFGRAIIMPNLKPPVTTTAMAAAYRERIVAAIPEGAKFEPLMTLYLTDNTPPDEIRRARESGFVHGVKLYPAGATTNSDAGVTDVMKCAKTLEVMQEVGMPLLVHGEVTDASIDLFDREKVFIDRVMTPLRAAFPALKVVFEHITTKDAVDYIREAGVAPGLLGATITAHHLLYNRNAIFLGGIRPHYYCLPVLKRETHRVALVEAATSGNSRFFLGTDSAPHPKGLKEHACGCAGCYTALHALELYTEAFDNAGALDKLEGFASFFGADFYGLPRSTEQVTLRREEWTLPAELPVGDTPVVPLRGGESIGWRLV from the coding sequence ATGACCGCATCCAACGCTTCCATCGACTCCATCACGCTCGCCCGCCCGGACGACTGGCACCTGCATGTTCGCGACGGCGCCATGATGGCCGCCGTTCTGCCGGACACCGCGCGCCAGTTCGGCCGCGCGATCATCATGCCAAATCTGAAGCCGCCGGTGACCACCACGGCCATGGCCGCGGCGTACCGCGAGCGGATCGTCGCCGCGATTCCGGAAGGCGCGAAGTTCGAACCGCTGATGACGTTGTATCTCACCGACAACACTCCGCCCGACGAAATCCGCCGCGCGCGCGAAAGCGGTTTCGTGCATGGCGTGAAGCTGTATCCGGCGGGCGCGACGACCAACTCGGACGCGGGCGTCACCGACGTCATGAAGTGCGCCAAGACGCTTGAAGTCATGCAGGAAGTCGGCATGCCGCTGCTGGTGCATGGCGAAGTGACGGATGCGTCGATCGATCTGTTCGATCGCGAGAAGGTGTTCATCGACCGTGTGATGACGCCGCTGCGCGCTGCGTTTCCGGCGCTGAAGGTGGTGTTCGAGCACATCACCACGAAAGACGCGGTCGACTATATCCGCGAAGCCGGCGTGGCGCCGGGGCTGCTGGGCGCGACGATCACCGCGCACCATCTGCTGTACAACCGCAACGCGATCTTCCTGGGCGGCATTCGTCCGCATTACTACTGCTTGCCGGTGCTGAAGCGCGAAACGCATCGCGTGGCGCTGGTCGAGGCGGCGACATCGGGCAATTCGCGCTTCTTCCTCGGCACCGATAGCGCGCCGCATCCGAAGGGCTTGAAGGAACACGCGTGCGGCTGCGCGGGTTGCTATACGGCGCTGCACGCGCTCGAGCTTTATACGGAAGCGTTCGACAACGCCGGCGCGCTAGATAAGCTCGAAGGCTTTGCGAGCTTCTTCGGTGCGGACTTCTACGGCCTGCCGCGCAGCACTGAGCAGGTCACGCTGCGTCGCGAGGAGTGGACGCTGCCGGCGGAGTTGCCGGTCGGCGATACGCCGGTGGTGCCGCTGCGTGGCGGCGAGTCGATTGGTTGGCGCCTGGTCTGA
- a CDS encoding amino acid ABC transporter ATP-binding protein — MISIKNVSKWYGQFQVLTDCTTEVKKGEVVVVCGPSGSGKSTLIKTVNGLEPFQKGEIIINGQSLTDKKTNLSKLRSKVGMVFQHFELFPHLSIVQNLTLAQVKVLGRSKDEANAKGLKLLDRVGLRAHADKFPGQLSGGQQQRVAIARALSMDPIAMLFDEPTSALDPEMINEVLDVMVELAQEGMTMMCVTHEMGFAKKVAHRVIFMDQGLIVEDDRKEDFFANPKSDRAKDFLAKILH, encoded by the coding sequence ATGATCTCAATCAAGAATGTTTCGAAGTGGTACGGTCAATTCCAGGTGCTGACCGACTGCACGACGGAAGTCAAAAAAGGTGAAGTGGTGGTGGTGTGCGGACCGTCGGGTTCGGGCAAGTCCACGCTGATCAAGACCGTCAACGGCCTCGAGCCGTTCCAGAAGGGCGAGATCATCATCAACGGCCAATCGCTGACGGATAAGAAAACCAATCTGTCGAAACTGCGTTCGAAGGTCGGCATGGTGTTCCAGCATTTCGAGCTGTTTCCGCATCTATCGATCGTGCAGAACCTGACGCTCGCGCAGGTGAAGGTGCTTGGCCGTTCGAAAGACGAAGCGAACGCGAAGGGCCTGAAGCTGCTCGATCGCGTGGGCTTGCGCGCGCATGCGGATAAGTTTCCGGGGCAGTTGTCGGGCGGTCAGCAGCAGCGGGTGGCGATTGCGCGCGCGTTGTCGATGGATCCGATCGCCATGCTGTTCGACGAGCCGACCTCGGCGCTCGATCCGGAAATGATCAACGAAGTGCTCGACGTGATGGTCGAACTCGCGCAGGAAGGCATGACCATGATGTGCGTCACGCACGAAATGGGCTTCGCGAAGAAGGTCGCGCACCGCGTGATCTTCATGGATCAGGGTTTGATCGTCGAAGACGACCGCAAGGAAGACTTCTTCGCGAATCCGAAGTCGGATCGTGCGAAGGATTTTCTGGCGAAGATTCTGCACTGA
- a CDS encoding DUF3025 domain-containing protein, translating into MQVSEVQRAGFAGIDWSMPWFAQFAGRGERWQQAALTSYTALLAEMNADAAVMGQTTGRGERLAFIAQDDLPPGASYEAHISATGCVPTRHNLHDFFNASMWFAFPRIKAALNARQSAAIDVLGVGPTRGGVRDTLTLFDENALLFACADPVLSNALRGFDWQTLLVARRDAWGASCEVRCFGHALLEKLIAPFKACTGHAWIVDVPPEYFDWDVIERNAWLDASVGTALLNTEALTSRMFAPLPVLGIPGWWPDNEAPAFYDDASVFRSGRRIR; encoded by the coding sequence ATGCAGGTGAGCGAGGTTCAGCGCGCGGGCTTCGCCGGGATCGACTGGTCGATGCCGTGGTTCGCGCAGTTTGCCGGGCGCGGCGAGCGTTGGCAGCAGGCCGCGCTAACGAGCTACACGGCATTGCTCGCTGAAATGAACGCCGACGCCGCCGTGATGGGGCAAACCACGGGGCGCGGCGAGCGCCTCGCGTTCATCGCGCAAGACGATCTGCCGCCCGGCGCGTCATACGAGGCGCATATCTCGGCGACGGGCTGCGTGCCGACGCGCCACAATCTGCACGACTTCTTCAACGCGTCGATGTGGTTTGCGTTTCCGCGGATCAAGGCGGCGCTGAACGCGCGGCAGTCGGCGGCCATCGACGTGTTGGGCGTCGGTCCAACCCGCGGCGGCGTGCGCGATACGCTGACTTTGTTCGATGAAAACGCGTTGCTGTTTGCATGTGCCGATCCGGTGTTGAGCAACGCGCTGCGAGGTTTCGACTGGCAGACGCTGCTGGTCGCCCGGCGTGACGCGTGGGGCGCTAGCTGCGAAGTGCGCTGCTTCGGTCATGCGTTGCTGGAAAAACTGATCGCGCCGTTCAAGGCCTGCACGGGGCACGCGTGGATCGTCGACGTGCCGCCCGAGTATTTCGATTGGGACGTCATAGAGCGAAACGCCTGGCTGGACGCATCAGTCGGCACGGCGCTGCTGAACACCGAAGCGTTGACGAGCCGTATGTTCGCGCCGCTCCCTGTGCTGGGCATTCCGGGCTGGTGGCCTGACAACGAAGCGCCCGCGTTCTACGACGACGCTTCAGTATTTCGTTCCGGACGACGAATTCGTTAA
- a CDS encoding glutamate/aspartate ABC transporter substrate-binding protein — protein sequence MKVKKAALLLATLGLFTVGAHAQDAGTLKKIKDTGVISLGHRESSIPFSYYDDKQNVIGYSQEFALKVVEAVKQKLNMPNLKVKLTPVTSQNRIPLVQNGTVDMECGSTTNNAERQQQAAFSNTIFVIGTRLMTKKDSGIKDWADLKGKTVVTTAGTTSERLLRKMNQDKSMGMNIISAKDHGESFLTLSTGRAAAFMMDDALLAGERAKSNTPTDFVIVGTPQSHEAYGCMIRKNDPEFKKVVDDAIAKVETSGEADAIYKKWFESPIPPKGLNLNFPESDDMKALFKSPNDKAID from the coding sequence ATGAAGGTTAAAAAAGCTGCGCTGCTGCTCGCGACTCTCGGACTGTTTACCGTTGGCGCGCATGCGCAAGACGCGGGTACGCTGAAAAAGATCAAGGACACGGGCGTCATTTCGCTGGGTCACCGCGAATCGTCGATCCCGTTCTCGTATTACGACGACAAACAGAACGTCATCGGCTACTCGCAGGAATTCGCGCTGAAGGTGGTGGAAGCCGTCAAGCAGAAGCTGAACATGCCGAACCTGAAGGTGAAGCTCACGCCGGTCACGTCGCAAAACCGTATTCCGCTGGTGCAGAACGGCACCGTCGACATGGAATGCGGCTCGACCACCAACAATGCTGAACGTCAACAACAGGCCGCGTTCTCGAACACGATCTTCGTGATCGGCACGCGTCTGATGACCAAGAAAGACTCCGGCATCAAGGACTGGGCCGACCTGAAGGGCAAGACGGTCGTGACGACCGCCGGCACCACCTCCGAGCGCCTGCTTCGCAAGATGAATCAGGACAAGAGTATGGGCATGAACATCATCAGCGCGAAAGACCATGGCGAGTCGTTCCTGACGCTCTCCACCGGCCGTGCCGCTGCCTTCATGATGGACGACGCATTGCTTGCGGGCGAACGCGCCAAGTCGAACACCCCGACCGACTTCGTGATCGTCGGCACGCCGCAATCGCACGAAGCGTACGGCTGCATGATTCGCAAGAACGATCCTGAATTCAAGAAGGTCGTGGACGACGCGATCGCGAAGGTCGAAACCTCGGGCGAAGCCGATGCGATCTACAAGAAGTGGTTCGAATCGCCGATTCCGCCGAAGGGCCTGAACCTGAACTTCCCGGAAAGCGATGACATGAAGGCGCTCTTCAAGAGCCCGAATGACAAGGCAATCGATTAA
- the erpA gene encoding iron-sulfur cluster insertion protein ErpA → MNAVTETPVTEMPAPFVFTDAAADKVKQLIEEEGNAELKLRVFVQGGGCSGFQYGFTFDEAVNEDDTVMNKSGVQLLIDSMSYQYLVGAEIDYKDDINGAQFVIKNPNASTTCGCGSSFSV, encoded by the coding sequence ATGAACGCAGTCACCGAAACACCCGTGACCGAAATGCCCGCCCCCTTCGTTTTTACCGACGCAGCGGCTGACAAGGTCAAGCAACTGATCGAAGAAGAAGGCAATGCGGAGCTGAAATTGCGCGTGTTCGTGCAAGGCGGCGGCTGCTCGGGCTTTCAGTACGGTTTTACGTTCGACGAAGCCGTCAACGAAGACGACACCGTCATGAACAAGAGCGGCGTCCAGTTGCTGATCGATTCGATGAGCTACCAGTATCTGGTTGGCGCTGAGATCGACTACAAGGACGACATCAACGGCGCGCAGTTCGTCATCAAGAACCCGAACGCTTCGACCACCTGCGGTTGCGGCTCGTCGTTCTCGGTGTGA
- a CDS encoding class II glutamine amidotransferase, translating to MCQLLGMNCAAPTDVTFSFTGFAARGGVTDHHADGWGIAFFEDKACRLFIDHQSSATSPIAEMVKRYPIKSKNTIAHIRKATQGHILLENCHPFMRELWGRHWIFAHNGDLKDYSPVLSGVYQPVGTTDSELAFCALLEGLRKAFPGAQQPPLDELFAALETLTREITQFGVFNFLMSNGQALFSHCSTHLHYIVRRWPFSTAHLVDADVSIDFAKYTTPEDRVAVIATKPLTDNEVWTAFKPGDLMMFQHGEVIGRVNVPVPASVLEKLRNPALDASASATTIAATDDAKEPALAELDLEAADDTAAFES from the coding sequence ATGTGCCAACTTCTCGGAATGAACTGCGCCGCGCCGACGGACGTCACGTTCTCGTTCACCGGCTTTGCGGCCCGCGGCGGCGTCACCGATCACCATGCCGACGGCTGGGGCATCGCCTTCTTCGAAGATAAAGCGTGCCGTTTGTTCATCGACCACCAATCGTCGGCCACCTCGCCGATCGCCGAAATGGTCAAACGCTATCCGATCAAATCGAAGAACACCATCGCGCACATTCGCAAGGCGACGCAAGGGCATATCCTGCTCGAAAACTGCCACCCGTTCATGCGCGAATTGTGGGGGCGTCACTGGATCTTCGCGCATAACGGCGATCTGAAAGACTATTCGCCGGTGTTGTCGGGCGTGTATCAACCGGTCGGGACGACCGACAGCGAACTCGCCTTCTGCGCCCTGCTCGAAGGTTTGCGTAAGGCCTTTCCCGGCGCGCAACAGCCACCGCTCGACGAACTGTTCGCCGCGCTCGAAACCCTCACGCGCGAAATCACGCAGTTCGGCGTGTTCAATTTCCTGATGTCGAACGGTCAGGCGCTGTTCTCGCATTGCTCGACGCATCTGCACTACATCGTGCGGCGCTGGCCGTTTTCCACCGCTCATCTGGTCGACGCGGACGTGTCGATCGACTTCGCTAAATACACAACGCCGGAAGACCGCGTCGCGGTAATCGCGACCAAGCCGCTGACCGATAACGAAGTCTGGACCGCGTTCAAACCGGGCGATCTGATGATGTTCCAGCACGGCGAAGTGATCGGCCGCGTCAACGTGCCGGTGCCGGCTTCGGTGCTTGAGAAGTTGCGGAACCCGGCGCTGGATGCATCGGCATCGGCCACGACGATTGCCGCGACCGACGATGCGAAAGAGCCGGCCCTGGCCGAACTCGATCTCGAAGCCGCGGACGATACGGCCGCGTTCGAGTCCTGA
- the tyrS gene encoding tyrosine--tRNA ligase, whose amino-acid sequence MSTESTKPNPAAVLPLTDEVHHALAVTKRGVDELLIEDEFAQKLAKSAASGKPLRIKLGLDPTAPDIHIGHTVVLNKMRQLQDLGHTVIFLIGDFTSLIGDPSGRNATRPPLTREQIESNAKTYFEQAALVLDRDKTEIRYNSEWSMPLGADGMIKLASRYTVARILEREDFTKRFQGGVPISIHELLYPLMQGYDSVALNADLELGGTDQKFNLLVGRELQKQYGQEQQCILTMPLLEGLDGVEKMSKSKNNYIGISEKPTDMFGKLMSISDVLMWRYFELLSFRPIDEIAGFRKEIEAGRNPRDFKVMLGQEIVARFHSQADAERALEDFNHRAKGGVPDDIPAVTLAGAPLAIGQLLKQANLVPSTSEALRNIEQGGVKIDGATVSDKGLKVEAGEYTVQVGKRRFARVTLTA is encoded by the coding sequence ATGAGCACCGAGTCCACCAAGCCTAACCCCGCTGCCGTCCTTCCGCTCACCGACGAAGTTCATCACGCGCTCGCCGTCACCAAACGCGGTGTCGACGAACTGCTGATCGAAGACGAATTCGCGCAAAAGCTCGCGAAGAGCGCCGCGAGCGGCAAGCCGCTGCGTATCAAGCTCGGGCTCGATCCGACCGCGCCGGACATCCATATCGGCCATACGGTCGTGTTGAACAAGATGCGCCAGTTGCAGGACCTCGGCCACACGGTGATTTTCCTGATCGGCGATTTCACGTCGCTGATCGGCGATCCGTCGGGCCGCAACGCCACGCGGCCGCCGCTCACGCGCGAACAGATCGAATCGAACGCGAAGACGTATTTCGAGCAGGCCGCGCTGGTGCTCGATCGCGATAAGACCGAGATCCGCTACAACAGCGAATGGTCGATGCCGCTCGGCGCCGACGGCATGATCAAGCTCGCATCGCGTTACACGGTGGCGCGTATTCTCGAGCGCGAAGATTTCACCAAGCGCTTCCAGGGCGGCGTGCCGATCTCGATCCACGAGCTCCTGTACCCGCTGATGCAAGGCTACGACTCGGTCGCGCTGAACGCCGACCTCGAACTCGGCGGCACCGACCAGAAGTTCAACCTGCTGGTGGGCCGTGAGTTGCAGAAGCAGTACGGCCAGGAACAGCAGTGCATTTTGACCATGCCGCTGCTCGAAGGGCTCGACGGCGTCGAAAAGATGTCGAAGTCGAAGAACAACTACATCGGCATTAGCGAAAAGCCGACAGATATGTTCGGCAAGCTGATGAGCATTTCCGACGTGCTGATGTGGCGTTACTTCGAACTGCTGTCGTTCCGCCCGATAGACGAGATCGCCGGCTTCAGGAAAGAGATCGAAGCGGGCCGCAATCCGCGCGATTTCAAGGTGATGCTCGGTCAGGAGATCGTCGCGCGCTTCCACTCGCAAGCTGATGCCGAGCGTGCGCTCGAGGACTTCAACCATCGCGCGAAGGGCGGCGTGCCGGACGATATCCCGGCGGTGACGCTCGCGGGCGCGCCGCTCGCCATCGGCCAGTTGCTCAAGCAGGCGAACCTGGTGCCGTCGACCAGCGAAGCGCTGCGCAACATCGAGCAGGGCGGCGTGAAGATCGACGGCGCGACCGTGTCCGACAAGGGGCTGAAGGTCGAAGCGGGCGAGTACACCGTGCAGGTCGGTAAGCGCCGTTTTGCACGCGTCACGCTGACGGCCTGA
- the rplM gene encoding 50S ribosomal protein L13 has protein sequence MKTFSAKAHEVTREWYVIDATDKVLGRVASEVALRLRGKHKPEFTPHVDTGDFIIVINTGKLRVTGNKATDKKYYRHSGYPGGIYETTFSKMQERFPGRALEKAVKGMLPKGPLGYAMIKKLKVYAEATHPHSAQQPKALEI, from the coding sequence ATGAAGACGTTTTCCGCAAAAGCCCATGAGGTTACGCGTGAATGGTACGTGATTGACGCGACGGATAAGGTTCTCGGGCGTGTCGCCAGCGAAGTGGCACTCCGTCTTCGCGGCAAGCACAAGCCTGAATTCACTCCGCACGTCGACACCGGTGATTTCATCATCGTTATCAACACGGGTAAGTTGAGAGTCACGGGCAACAAGGCTACTGACAAGAAGTACTATCGCCACTCGGGCTACCCGGGCGGTATTTATGAAACGACGTTCAGCAAGATGCAAGAACGCTTCCCGGGCCGTGCGCTCGAGAAAGCGGTCAAGGGCATGCTGCCGAAGGGTCCGCTCGGCTACGCGATGATCAAGAAGCTGAAGGTCTACGCTGAAGCAACGCATCCGCATTCGGCGCAACAGCCGAAAGCGCTCGAGATCTAA
- a CDS encoding anhydro-N-acetylmuramic acid kinase, protein MAQDTADGVYLGLMSGTSMDGVDGVAVRFAEGKAPVVLAEAFVGFAAGLRDALFALQQPGDNEIEREALAANALATRYTVCCHELLRESRVSATEVRAIGVHGQTVRHRPEKGYTRQINNPALLAEMMHIDVIADFRSRDVAAGGQGAPLVPAFHATVFGAKNETRVVCNLGGISNITVLNATGGVRGFDCGPANALLDEWAQRHLGKPFDENGHFAAGGQVDRTLLNALLDEPFFAQQPPKSTGRDLFNPEWLDAKLQPFASLAPADVQATLVALTAVTVAREIERHASDAKAVYVCGGGARNPEILKALQQALEDSGVSGVPVMTTDALGVPPSQVEPLAFAWLAMRCVARLPGNLPAVTGAAAARVLGAIYPR, encoded by the coding sequence GTGGCGCAAGACACCGCAGACGGCGTCTACCTTGGATTGATGTCCGGCACGAGCATGGACGGTGTGGACGGCGTGGCCGTGAGATTTGCCGAAGGCAAGGCGCCCGTGGTGCTGGCCGAGGCGTTCGTCGGCTTCGCAGCGGGCCTGCGCGACGCGTTGTTCGCGCTGCAGCAGCCCGGCGACAACGAGATCGAACGCGAAGCCCTGGCCGCCAACGCGCTCGCCACCCGCTACACGGTGTGCTGCCACGAACTGCTGCGCGAAAGCCGCGTGTCCGCCACGGAAGTGCGCGCGATCGGGGTACACGGGCAGACGGTGCGGCATCGGCCGGAAAAGGGCTATACGCGGCAGATCAACAACCCGGCGCTGCTCGCGGAAATGATGCATATCGACGTGATCGCCGACTTCCGCAGCCGCGACGTCGCGGCCGGCGGCCAGGGCGCGCCGCTGGTGCCGGCGTTTCACGCCACGGTGTTCGGCGCGAAGAACGAAACCCGGGTGGTCTGCAATCTTGGCGGGATCAGCAACATCACGGTTCTCAATGCGACAGGCGGCGTGCGCGGCTTCGACTGCGGGCCGGCGAACGCGCTGCTCGACGAGTGGGCGCAGCGCCATCTCGGCAAGCCTTTCGACGAAAACGGCCATTTCGCGGCCGGCGGCCAGGTGGATCGCACGTTGCTGAATGCGCTGCTTGATGAGCCATTTTTCGCGCAGCAACCGCCCAAAAGTACGGGGCGTGACCTGTTCAACCCCGAATGGCTCGATGCGAAGCTCCAGCCGTTCGCCTCGCTTGCCCCGGCCGATGTGCAAGCGACGCTTGTCGCACTGACCGCGGTGACGGTGGCGCGTGAAATCGAGCGGCATGCATCGGATGCCAAGGCGGTCTATGTGTGTGGCGGCGGCGCGCGCAATCCTGAGATTCTGAAAGCGCTGCAGCAGGCGTTGGAGGACAGCGGCGTGAGCGGCGTCCCGGTGATGACGACCGACGCGCTCGGCGTCCCGCCGAGCCAGGTCGAGCCGCTGGCCTTCGCGTGGCTGGCCATGCGCTGCGTGGCGCGGCTGCCGGGCAACCTGCCGGCGGTCACAGGCGCGGCAGCGGCACGCGTGCTGGGCGCGATCTACCCGCGCTGA